The region CCGCCCCGCTCACAGCcacctctgtgtctctgtgtctctctcagggcAGCGCTGCCACCCCGCTCACAgccgtctctgtgtctctgtgtctctgtgtctctgtgtctctgtgtctctctgtctctctcagggcaGCGCTGACCCGCCCCGCTCACAgccgtctctgtgtctctgtgtctctgtgtctctgtgtctctgtgtctctgtgtctctctcagggcAGCGCTGACCCGCCCCGCTCACAGCcacctctgtgtctctgtgtctctgtgtctctgtgtctctgtgtctctgtgtctctcagggCAGCGCTGCCACCCCGCTCACAgccgtctctgtgtctctgtgtctctgtgtctctgtgtctctcagggCAGCGCTGCCGCCCCGCTCACAgccgtctctgtgtctctgtgtctctgtgtctctgtgtctctcagggCAGCGCTGCCGCCCCGCTCACAGCcacctctgtgtctctgtgtctctgtgtctctgtgtctctgtgtctctgtgtctctgtgtctctcagggCTGCCGCCCCGCTCACAGCCACCATGTCGTTCGGGAGGCAGGACAGCTACCGCTCGCTGGCGCGAGATTTCAGCTCCCTCATCCAGACCTGCAGCTCCAACATCCAGAAGATCACGCAGAACAGTGAGTCTGAGCCTGGAGGTCTTAGGATCTACTAAACAGTGTTAATTGCTTTTCATCTCCATATCAATGTGTGAGACTCTGTATAATATGTGTAAAGGCCAGTTTAGAGGTGGTCCTGAAACGGCTGATTCCAGCTCTGCCCATCTCAGCACAGTGACCGCACCAAGGAGCTGTTCAACCCtgttcttgtttcttttttgtttggtgtgggggggtggatgggtggatgggtggatgggtggatgggtggatgggtggatgggtggatggggCGGGCTTAGGATAGGTCTTAAGGACATTTGAGAAAGTTTTGTGTTTCAATAAAGGAGCATCAAAAGTGaacgtctctccctctccctccagcgGCCCAGATTAAGAGCTTGCTGTACCAGCAGGGCTCTAAGCAAGCCTCCCCCGAGCTGCAGGACAGACTGTGAGTGCATCCAGACTCCATTTCCCATCAGCCCACTCAACACAATGCCAGTGTCACTCAGTgttgcacacacacccttccacTTGAGAGATGCATAATGAGAAAAACTGCAGTCTGTTGGGAATACATGTCATGAACCCCCCCATTATTGCCCCATCCACACCCCTGAcgggggggggtgtcagtgaCACTGAAGTGTAAGTCACATGACGCGGAGGTGTCGTCACATGACGCGGAAGTGTCGGTCACGTGACACGGGGGTGTTGGTCACATGAGACAGGGATGTTGAGGTGTGTCTCTGCTCTGCAGGCAGCAGGTGCAGCACTACGCAAACCAGCTGGCCAAGGAGACCAACAAACACTTGAAAGACCTGGGAGCCCTGCCCTCCCCCCAGTCCCCCTCtgagcaggtgagtgagagagtgagagagtgagagagtgagagagtgagagagtgagagagtgagagagtctctctgtgctgtaaggctcctctcctccagaagcagcagaaggtgtgtgtgagtgtgtctctgtgctgtaaggctcctctctcctccagaagcagcagaaggtgtgtgtgagtgtgtctctgtgctgtaaggctcctctctcctccagaggcagcagaaggtgtgtgtgagtgtgtctctgtgctgtaaggctcctctctcctccagaggcagcagaaggtgtgtgtgagtgtgtctctgtgctgtaaggctcctctctcctccagaggcagcagaaggtgtgtgtgagtgtgtctctgtgctgtaaggctcctctctcctccagaggcagcagaaggtgtgtgtgagtgtgtctctgtgctgtaaggctcctctctcctccagaggcagcagaaggtgtgtgtgagtgtgtctctgtgctgtaaggctcctctctcctccagaggcagcagaaggtgtgtgtgagtgtgtctctgtgctgtaaggctcctctctcctccagaggcagcagaaggtgtgtgtgagtgtgtctctgtgctgtaaggctcctctctcctccagaggcagcagaaggtgtgtgtgagtgtgtctctgtgctgtaaggctcctctctcctccagaggcagcagaaggtgtgtgtgagtgtgtctctgtgctgtaaggctcctctctcctccagaggcagcagaaggtgtgtgtgagagtgtgtgtgagtgtgtctctgtgctgtaaggctcctctctcctccagagGCAGCAGAAGCTGCAGAAGGAGCGTCTCATGAGCGATTTCTCGGCGGCGCTCAGCAGCCTCCAGGGGGCGCAGCGGCAGGCGGCGCAGAAGGAGAAGGAGTCCGTGGCTCGCGCCCGTGCCGGCTCCCGCCTCTCCGTAAGCCCCGCCTTCCGCCTGTCAGTCACAGCCTGCTTATGTCCAGGGTTTTGCTCAATATATTCAGAAGCATACTTTTGAGGAAACGGCGAGCGTTTTGGTCGAGTATGACGCATGGCTTTGCTTTGCCGACAGCACCACGTGAGCGTGTTCACAGGAGCGGAGCGTGTTCACAGGAGCGGAGCGTGTTCACAGGAGCGGGGCGTGTTCACAGGAGCGGGGCGTGTTCACAGGAGCGGAGCGTGTTCACAGGAGCGGAGCGTGTTCACAGGCGCGGGGCGTGTTCACAGGCGTGGGGCGTGTTCACAGGAGCGGAGCGTGTTCACAGGCACGGAGCGTGTTCACAGGCGTGGGGCGTGTTCACAGGCGTGGGGCGTGTTCACAGGCGTGGGGCGTGTTCACAGGCGCGGAGCGTGTTCACAGGAGCGGAGCGTGTTCACAGGAGCGGGGCGTGTTCACAGGCGCGGAGCGTATTCACAGGAGCGGGGCGTGTTCACAGGAGCGGAGCGTGTTCACAGGAGCGGAGCGTATTCACAGGAGCGGGGCGTGTTCACAGGAGCGGAGCGTGTTCACAGGAGCGGAGCGTGTTCACAGGAGCGGGGCGTGTTCACAGGAGCGGGGCGTGTTCACAGGCGCGGGGCGTGTTCACAGGAGCGGAGCGTATTCACAGGAGCGGGGCGTGTTCACAGGAGCGGAGCGTGTTCACAGGCGCGGGGCGTGTTCACAGGAGCGGAGCGTGTTCACAGGAGCGGGGCGTGTTCACAGGAGCGGAGCGTGTTCACAGGAGCGGGGCGTGTTCACAGGCGCGGGGCGTGTTCACAGGAGCGGAGCGTGTTCACAGGAGCGGGGCGTGTTCACAGGAGCGGGGCGTGTTCACAGGAGCGGAGCGTGTTCACAGGAGCGGGGCGTGTTCACAGGAGCGGAGCGTGTTCACAGGAGCGGGGCGTGTTCACAGGAGCGGAGCGTGTTCACAGGAGCGGGGCGTGTTCACAGGAGCGGGGCGTGTTCACAGGAGCGGAGCGTGTTCACAGGAGCGGGGCGTGTTCACAGGAGCGGGGCGTGTTCACAGGAGCGGAGCGTGTTCACAGGAGCGGAGCGTGTTCACAGGAGCGGGGCGTGTTCACAGGAGCGGAGCGTGTTCACAGGCAGAGCGTCAACAGTACAGCTGGAATCTTTTCATAGGCTGCTCATGCTTAGTAGGCAGTGCATGTTCAGGACACAGTCGTTAAGGAAGCAAATTCAGACACGGCCACATTTTCCACTATATGATTACACTCCAGTCAACAGTATGCATGGAACTCATGCTGTTTCAACAGTATGCATGGAACTCATGCTGTTTCAACAGTATGCATGGAGCTCATGCTGTTTCAACAGTATGCATGGAGCTCATGCTGTTTCAACAGTATGCATGGAACTCATGCTGTTTCAATGCAACTTTCAATTACAGGCTGAAGACAGCAGTCGAGATGAGCAGCTTGTTTCCTTTGACAAGTAAGTTTAACTCTGTATGAGTTAAAAACACTCATTCccctgggccctgtgtgtgcggTAGTGAtgttgggctgtgtgcggtggtgatgttgggctgtgtgcggtAGTGATGGGCTGTGTGCGGTAGTGATGTTGAGCTGTGTGCGGTGGTgatgttgggttgtgtgtgtgcagtagtgatgttgggctgtgtgcggtggtgatgttgggctgtgtgtggtaatcatgttgggctgtgtgcggtagtgatgttgggctgtgtgctgtagtgATGTTAGACTGTGTGCGGTGGtgatgttgggctgtgtgtggtaatcatgttgggctgtgtgcggtAGTGATGTTGGGTTGTGTGCGGTAGTGATGTGGGGCTGTGTGAGGTTGTGATGTGGGGCTGTGTGCGGTAGTGAtgttgggctgtgtgcggtGGTGATGTTGGGTTGTGTGCGGTAGTGATGTGGGGCTGTGTGAGGTTGTGATGTGGGGCTGTGTGCGGTAGTGAtgttgggctgtgtgcggtGGTGATGTTAGGCTGTGTGCGGTAGTGATGTAGGGCTGTGCGCGGTAGTGATGTTGGGCCGTGTGCGGTAGTGATGTTGGGCTGTGCACGGTGGTGATGTTGGGCTGTGCGCGGTAGTGATGTTGGGCTGTGTGCGGCGGTGAtgttgggctgtgtgcggtGGTGATGTTGGGCTTTGTGCGGTAGTGATGTTGGGCCGTGTGCGGTAGTGATGTTGGGCCGTGTGCGGTAGTGAtgttgggctgtgtgcggtAGTGATGTTGGGCTGTGCGCGGTAGTGATGTAGGGCTGTGTGCGGTAGTGATGTTGGGCCGTGTGCGGTAGTGATGTTGGGCCGTGTGCGGTAGTGAGGTTGGGCCGTGTGCGGTAGTGATGTTGGGCTGTCTGCGGCGGTGAtgttgggctgtgtgcggtGGTGATGTTGGGCTTTGTGCGGTGGTGATGTTGAGCTATGCGATAGTGAtgttgggctgtgtgcggtggtgatgttgggctgtgtgcggtagtgatgttgggctgtgtgcggtAGTGATGTTGAGCTATGCGGTAGTGAtgttgggctgtgtgcggtggtgatgttgggctgtgtgcggtggtgatgttgggctgtgtgcggtggtgatgttgggctgtgtgcggtagtgatgttgggctgtgtgcggtagtgatgttgggctgtgtgcggtggtgatgttgggctgtgtgtggtagtgatgttgggctgtgtgcggtagtgatgttgggctgtgtgcggtGGTGATGTTGAGCTATGCGGTAGTGAtgttgggctgtgtgcggtagtgatgttgggctgtgtgcggtggtgatgttgggctgtgtgcggtagtgatgttgggctgtgtgcggtAGTGATGACTGGGGACAAAAACagagccaggaggaggaggtggcgaTCACCGAGGAGGATCTGGAGCAGATCAAAGAACGCGAGACCAACATCCGACAGTTGGAGGTAAAAGCAGTTTGTCTTACTGGCTGGAATTATAGTGGCAGGCTATAGCACATTACCATCGTTACAAGGTATCTTATGTTAGTATTAAGGATACATTGATACATGAGAAAAAATGCACCCAAAAGAAGTCGCATACTCTTGCAAAAGAGGTTCCTGTTACTGTCCGTAGGATTACTGGAGTAATGTATACTGGTGCATAATTCTGatcgtgtgagtgagtgagtgagtgagtgagtgagtgagtgagtgagtgagtgagtcagtgagtcagtgagtcagtgagtcagtcagtcagtcagtcagtcagtcagtcagtcagtcagtcagtcagtcagtcagtcagtctttcacattccctctctctgctctcagtCAGACATCATGGACGTGAACCAGATCTTCAAGGACCTGGCGGTTATGATCCATGACCAAGGGGAGATGATAGGTGAGGGAATCCTGGTGCCACCAGGGGCTGTTAACCTCTCTTCCTGTCCCAGGATCAGCTTTCTGCTCATGCAGTAATACTGTACTGCACTCCAGTGCTGATCTCAGAGCAGTGCTTTATGCCGTCTCCTCGCTGACTCGGATAGCATAGAGGCTAAGGTGCTACCTCTTCTGTCTCAGATAGCATAGTGGCTAACATATTATCTCTTCTGTCTCAGATAGCATATAGGCCAACGTGGTATCTCTTCTGTCTCAGATAGCATAGAGGCTAACGTGGTATCTCTTCTGTCTCAGATAGCATAGAGGCTAACGTGGTATCTCTTCTGTCTCAGATAGCATAGAGGCTAACGTGGTATCTCTTCTGTCTCAGATAGCATAGAGGCCAACGTGGTATCTCTTCTGTCTCAGATAGCATAGAGGCTAACGTGGTATCTCTTCTGTCTCAGATAGCATAGAGGCTAACGTGGTATCTCTTCTGTCTCTGATAGCATAGAGGCCAACGTGGTATCTCTTCTGTCTCAGATAGCATAGAGGCTAACGTGGTATCTCTTCTGTCTCAGATAGCATAGAGGCTAACGTGGTATCTCTTCTGTCTCAGATAGCATAGAGGCTAACGTGGTATCTCTTCTGTCTCAGATAGCATAGAGGCTAACATGGTATCTCTTCTGTCTCAGATAGCATAGAGGCTAACGTGGTATCTCTTCTGTCTCAGATAGCATAGAGGCCAACGTGGTATCTCTTCTGTCTCAGATAGCATAGAGGCTAACGTGGTATCTCTTCTGTCTCAGATAGCATAGAGGCCAACGTGGTATCTCTTCTGTCTCAGATAGCATAGAGGCCAACGTGGTATCTCTTCTGTCTCAGATAGCATAGAGGCTAACGTGGTATCTCTTCTGTCTCAGATAGCATAGAGGCCAACGTGGTATCTCTTCTGTCTCAGATAGCATAGAGGCTAACGTGGTATCTCTTCTGTCTCAGATAGCATAGAGGCCAACGTGGTATCTCTTCTGTCTCAGATAGCATAGAGGCTAACGTGGTATCTCTTCTGTCTCAGATAGCATAGAGGCTAACGTGGTATCTCTTCTGTCTCAGATAGCATAGAGGCTAACGTGGTATCTCTTCTGTCTCAGATAGCATAGAGGCTAACGTGGTATCTCTTCTGTCTCAGATAGCATAGAGGCTAACGTGGTATCTCTTCTGTCTCAGATAGCATAGAGGCTAACGTGGTATCTCTTCTGTCTCAGATAGCATAGAGGCTAACGTGGAGAATGCGGAAGTGCATGTGGAGCGAGGGGCAGAGCAGCTTCAAAGAGCTGCGTACTACCAGGTAAGACAAACCACCCACATCCCCAAACCACCGTCTGACTCGCAAATGCTGGCTGGGCTCGAGCAGGCCAGTCAGTAAAGATTTCAGTGTGCTTATGGTGATTATTTCCCCTGCCCTATGTGACtagctgtctctctgtgtgactggctgttctctctgtgtgactggctgttctctctgtgtgactggctgtcctctctgtgactggctgttctctctgtgtgactggctgttctctctgtgtgactggctgttctctctgtgtgactggctgttctcgctgtgtgactggctgtcctctctgtgactggctgttctctctgtgtgactggctgtctctctgtgtgactggctgttctctctgtgtgactggctgttctctctgtgtgactggctgttctctctgtgtgactggctgttctctctgtgactggctgttctctctgtgtgactggctgttctctctgtgtgactggctgttctctctgtgtgactggctcttctctctgtgtgactggctgttctctctgtgtgactggctgtcctctctgtgactggctgttctctctgtgtgactggctgtctctctgtgtgactggctgttctctctgtgtgactggctgttctctctgtgtgactggctgttctctctgtgtgactggctgttctctctgtgactggctgttctctctgtgtgactggctgttctctctgtgtgactggctgttctctctgtgtgactggttgttctctctgtgtgactggttgttctctctgtgtgactggttGTTCTCTCTGTGactggctgttctctctgtgtgactggctgTTCTCTGCTCCACAGAAAAAGTCACGTAAGAAGATGTGCATCCTGGCGCTGGTCCTGTCGCTCGTGGTTACCATCCTGGGCATCATTATCTGGCAGGCCGCCAAATGAGCTCCTGCCTGCGCTGGCTTCTCATTGGCTGTCCTCTCAGCCGGGAGGCGGGGCATTGTGTCTCACCCTCCACAGAAACGCCTGCATCACTGGCTAGCCCCGCCCTCCTGAGTCACATGATCTTAAACCACCCAATGAGGGAGGAGACTGAGCGCATGGACTGTACTTAATGCCacacccctccccttctctgatGTGTGTGATATGTACTGCACTAAACTAAACTCCATCTGACGCATTCTGAAGAGCAATGATTATTCTGATTGTTATCATTGTAGTTATGGTGCAGGTGTCTGTAGGACTCGATGCGGTTTTGGTATCATGTACATAAATGCCACCGTGGTGCTTCTGTCCATTCCCTGGCTGGAGTGTCCCTGTTCTGCTGTGTGTCATGAGGACCGTCATGGTGACGTTACACTGACGTTACACTGACGTTACACTAATGTTACACTGACGTTACACTAATGTTACACAGCGTCTCCCCTCCGTCTCTCATTCCCgctgctctccttctctcataTTCCTACTGCTCTCAGCTGTTGGCAGGGTGGGTTACCTGGGGCTCAGACTCATTTCATGTGGTTTAGTTGTACATGTGCCCTTTAGCGaaagtgtttattattattattattattattaagtaccCATTACTGGTACCAAAATATGAACTTTCAGTCTTAAAAAAtgctaaacaaaaacaaaaaaaaaagaagagaaaggaaAATCCCACCATGTTTCTTTACGTAAACCTGAgttttactgtatatatacacatgatttatattagaatattaaagtgaaaatgtcttaaactatgttttgtttttttggggttttttgggggggtttttttggggttttttattatttatttatttttcccagtCTCTGAGACAATGGACGCCCCGTAGCACTGCAGTTactgcagaaacaaaatggccgactaaAACCTTTCAATGGCTTTCTCTAAAcacgacacacagacaccaacaccacacagacacaaatactaTTGTCCTTCTTCCCTGCATTCAGTTCTCCTTTAAATATCCCTGGATTTCATCACTCTGTGCCTCCCCCAGTAACTGCTGTAACAGGGGTGCAGCGCCTTGCGTCTGAACCCTCTCTTATGTGCACTACTTCAGTTCTTTAATCcctttacacatacagtactccaTCAAGCTCAGTGTGTTAGCCATGGCTCGGGATGGGCTAAACCTCAGTACTGACCAGCAGGGCTGTGAAGGAATGTGGAGTGTGCGATctctgtggagtgtgtgatcTCTGgagtgtgtgatctgtgtggagtgtgtgatccCTGTGGAGTGTGTGATCTCTGTGGAGTGTGGAATGAGTGATctctgtggagtgtgtgatcTCTGGGGAGTATAGAGTGTGTGATCTCTGTGGAGTGTGGCGTGTGTGATCTCATCTGCACCAAAG is a window of Conger conger chromosome 1, fConCon1.1, whole genome shotgun sequence DNA encoding:
- the LOC133133338 gene encoding syntaxin-12-like isoform X2, coding for MIHIRHFLTTLASASLGAWPLTKHLPIWRNRSISTEVLKKKLLIQGSAAAPLTAVSVSLRAAAPLTATMSFGRQDSYRSLARDFSSLIQTCSSNIQKITQNTAQIKSLLYQQGSKQASPELQDRLQQVQHYANQLAKETNKHLKDLGALPSPQSPSEQRQQKLQKERLMSDFSAALSSLQGAQRQAAQKEKESVARARAGSRLSAEDSSRDEQLVSFDNDDWGQKQSQEEEVAITEEDLEQIKERETNIRQLESDIMDVNQIFKDLAVMIHDQGEMIDSIEANVENAEVHVERGAEQLQRAAYYQKKSRKKMCILALVLSLVVTILGIIIWQAAK
- the LOC133133338 gene encoding syntaxin-12-like isoform X1; protein product: MIHIRHFLTTLASASLGAWPLTKHLPIWRNRSISTEVLKKKLLIQGSAAAPLTAVSVSLRAAAPLTATMSFGRQDSYRSLARDFSSLIQTCSSNIQKITQNTAQIKSLLYQQGSKQASPELQDRLQQVQHYANQLAKETNKHLKDLGALPSPQSPSEQRQQKLQKERLMSDFSAALSSLQGAQRQAAQKEKESVARARAGSRLSAEDSSRDEQLVSFDNDDWGQKQSQEEEVAITEEDLEQIKERETNIRQLESDIMDVNQIFKDLAVMIHDQGEMIDSIEANVENAEVHVERGAEQLQRAAYYQKKSRKKMCILALVLSLVVTILGIIIWQAAK
- the LOC133133338 gene encoding syntaxin-12-like isoform X3, translated to MSFGRQDSYRSLARDFSSLIQTCSSNIQKITQNTAQIKSLLYQQGSKQASPELQDRLQQVQHYANQLAKETNKHLKDLGALPSPQSPSEQRQQKLQKERLMSDFSAALSSLQGAQRQAAQKEKESVARARAGSRLSAEDSSRDEQLVSFDNDDWGQKQSQEEEVAITEEDLEQIKERETNIRQLESDIMDVNQIFKDLAVMIHDQGEMIDSIEANVENAEVHVERGAEQLQRAAYYQKKSRKKMCILALVLSLVVTILGIIIWQAAK